One stretch of Armigeres subalbatus isolate Guangzhou_Male chromosome 2, GZ_Asu_2, whole genome shotgun sequence DNA includes these proteins:
- the LOC134209410 gene encoding probable chitinase 10, whose product MKVNLCSMLLLAVTICLAVVSSTPVGECPDYFDPDQLSFLPHTDCSKFYICSQSGPAEKNCPSGLHWNPNAAVCDWPALAGCDPAAATTTSASVVSTTVVPETSPAPVFTPSTTAAATVTAPQVTTNGPTTEAPTTTASASTEPSSTPQAVSTTNPPATATTPASTGGPHGQCPEEYDSNHVVFLPHADCSKYYVCTLLGPIEADCPSGLHWNQQKDICDWPGAAGCNPSSSSAQPTTTEETSSRDEVGQCPEQYDPSNEVFLPHTSDCSKYYICTWGGLAVSLNCPAGLHWNRDSDQCDWPAQAGCVQRNRDPLFRNQRLIPIPLL is encoded by the exons atgaaag TGAATCTGTGTTCAATGTTACTGTTGGCTGTGACCATTTGCCTTGCTGTGGTCTCTTCCACGCCCGTGGGAGAATGTCCCGACTACTTCGATCCCGATCAACTCAGCTTTCTGCCCCATACGGATTGTTCAAAGTTTTACATCTGCAGTCAGAGTGGCCCTGCCGAAAAGAACTGTCCGTCAGGTCTGCACTGGAACCCGAATGCAGCTGTGTGTGATTGGCCAGCACTGGCAGGCTGTGATCCTGCGGCTGCTACAACTACATCGGCTTCTGTAGTTAGTACAACTGTGGTGCCAGAAACCAGTCCTGCTCCTGTATTCACTCCTTCTACGACTGCAGCTGCTACTGTTACAGCTCCACAGGTAACAACTAATGGCCCAACGACGGAAGCTCCTACAACTACAGCCTCTGCTTCGACGGAACCGTCGAGCACACCACAAGCTGTGAGCACTACTAATCCACCAGCAACAGCCACAACTCCAGCTTCCACAGGTGGGCCACATGGGCAGTGTCCCGAAGAATACGACTCAAACCACGTAGTATTTCTGCCCCATGCTGATTGCTCAAAGTACTACGTCTGCACCCTGCTCGGCCCCATCGAAGCGGACTGCCCATCTGGACTACATTGGAATCAACAGAAGGACATTTGCGATTGGCCGGGAGCTGCTGGATGCAATCCCTCTTCATCAAGCGCTCAGCCAACAACTACTGAGGAAACTTCCAGCCGTGACGAAGTGGGTCAATGTCCAGAGCAGTACGATCCTAGCAATGAAGTTTTCCTGCCACATACGTCGGACTGCTCCAAATACTATATTTGCACATGGGGAGGATTAGCAGTGTCGCTCAACTGTCCAGCTGGACTGCATTGGAATCGGGACAGCGATCAGTGCGATTGGCCTGCGCAAGCAGGATGTGTGCAACGTAATAGAGATCCGCTATTCAGAAATCAACGACTGATTCCAATCCCACTTTTGTAG